In one window of Streptomyces sp. FXJ1.172 DNA:
- the thrC gene encoding threonine synthase, whose protein sequence is MTHQWRGIIEEYRDRLPVSDTTPVVTLREGGTPLVPAQVLSERTGCEVHLKVEGANPTGSFKDRGMTMAISKAKEAGAKAVICASTGNTSASAAAYAVRAGMVSAVLVPQGKIALGKMGQALVHGAKILQVDGNFDDCLALARDLSDNYPVALVNSVNPVRIEGQKTASFEIVDMLGDAPDIHVLPVGNAGNITAYWKGYKEYAADGISSRTPRMWGYQASGSAPIVRGEVVKDPSTIATAIRIGNPASWQYALQARDESGGVIDEVTDREILRAYRLLAAQEGVFVEPASAASVAGLLKAAEQGKVDPGQTIVCTVTGNGLKDPDWAVAGAPQPVTVPVDAATAAERLGLS, encoded by the coding sequence ATGACCCACCAGTGGCGCGGAATCATCGAGGAGTACCGGGACAGGCTGCCGGTATCCGACACCACGCCGGTCGTGACGCTCCGCGAGGGCGGTACCCCCCTCGTGCCCGCGCAGGTGCTCTCCGAGCGCACGGGCTGTGAGGTTCACCTCAAGGTCGAGGGTGCCAACCCCACCGGGTCCTTCAAGGACCGCGGCATGACCATGGCCATCTCCAAGGCGAAGGAGGCGGGGGCCAAGGCGGTCATCTGCGCCTCCACCGGCAACACCTCCGCCTCGGCGGCCGCCTACGCGGTGCGCGCGGGCATGGTGTCGGCCGTGCTTGTGCCGCAGGGCAAGATCGCCCTCGGCAAGATGGGCCAGGCCCTCGTGCACGGCGCCAAGATCCTCCAGGTCGACGGCAACTTCGACGACTGCCTCGCGCTCGCGCGCGACCTGAGCGACAACTACCCGGTGGCGCTGGTCAATTCGGTCAACCCGGTGCGTATCGAGGGCCAGAAGACAGCCTCCTTCGAGATCGTGGACATGCTCGGCGACGCCCCCGACATCCACGTCCTGCCGGTCGGCAACGCGGGCAACATCACGGCCTACTGGAAGGGCTACAAGGAGTACGCCGCCGACGGCATCTCCTCGAGGACGCCTCGGATGTGGGGCTACCAGGCCTCGGGCAGTGCCCCGATCGTGCGTGGAGAGGTGGTCAAGGATCCCTCGACCATCGCCACCGCCATCCGCATCGGCAACCCGGCCTCCTGGCAGTACGCGCTGCAGGCCCGCGACGAGTCCGGCGGCGTCATCGACGAGGTGACGGACCGTGAAATCCTGCGCGCCTACCGGCTGTTGGCCGCGCAGGAGGGCGTCTTCGTGGAGCCCGCCTCCGCCGCCTCCGTGGCCGGTCTGCTCAAGGCCGCCGAGCAGGGCAAGGTCGACCCGGGCCAGACGATCGTGTGCACCGTCACCGGCAACGGCCTGAAGGACCCGGACTGGGCCGTCGCCGGCGCCCCGCAGCCGGTCACCGTCCCGGTCGACGCGGCCACCGCCGCCGAGCGCCTCGGCCTCTCCTGA
- a CDS encoding homoserine dehydrogenase, whose protein sequence is MRTRPLKVALLGCGVVGSEVARIMTTHADDLAQRIGAPVELAGVAVRRPGKVREGIAPDLVTTDATALVKRGDIDVVVEVIGGIEPARSLITTAFEHGASVVSANKALLAQDGAALHAAAEEHGRDLYYEAAVAGAIPLIRPLRESLAGDKVNRVLGIVNGTTNFILDKMDSTGAGYQEALDEATALGYAEADPTADVEAFDAAAKAAILAGIAFHTRVRLDDVYREGMTEVTAADFASAKEMGCTIKLLAICERAAHGGSVTARVHPAMIPLSHPLASVRGAYNAVFVESDAAGQLMFYGPGAGGSPTASAVLGDLVAVCRNRLNGATGPGESAYAALPVSPMGEVVTRYHISLDVADKPGVLAQVATVFAGHGVSIDTVRQQGRQDGGGEASLVVVTHRASDASLTGTVEALRKLDTVRGVASIMRVEGE, encoded by the coding sequence ATGCGTACGCGTCCGCTGAAAGTGGCGCTGCTGGGCTGTGGGGTTGTCGGCTCAGAGGTGGCGCGCATCATGACGACGCACGCCGACGACCTCGCCCAGAGGATCGGCGCCCCGGTGGAACTGGCCGGGGTGGCCGTACGGCGCCCGGGCAAGGTGCGTGAGGGCATCGCCCCGGACCTCGTCACCACCGACGCCACCGCCCTCGTCAAACGCGGGGACATCGACGTGGTGGTCGAGGTGATCGGCGGGATCGAGCCCGCCCGGTCCCTCATCACCACCGCCTTCGAGCACGGCGCCTCGGTCGTGTCCGCCAACAAGGCCCTGCTCGCCCAGGACGGGGCGGCCCTGCACGCCGCGGCCGAGGAGCACGGCCGGGACCTGTACTACGAGGCCGCCGTCGCCGGTGCCATCCCGCTGATCCGCCCGCTGCGCGAGTCCCTCGCCGGGGACAAGGTCAACCGGGTGCTGGGGATCGTCAACGGGACGACCAACTTCATCCTCGACAAGATGGACTCCACGGGCGCCGGGTACCAGGAGGCCCTCGACGAGGCCACCGCGCTCGGGTACGCGGAGGCCGACCCGACCGCCGACGTCGAGGCGTTCGACGCCGCCGCCAAGGCCGCCATCCTCGCCGGCATCGCCTTCCACACGCGCGTGCGCCTCGACGACGTCTACCGCGAGGGCATGACCGAGGTGACGGCGGCCGACTTCGCCTCCGCCAAGGAGATGGGCTGCACCATCAAGCTGCTCGCCATCTGTGAGCGGGCCGCGCACGGGGGGTCCGTCACCGCGCGCGTGCATCCCGCCATGATTCCGCTGAGCCACCCGCTCGCCTCCGTGCGCGGCGCGTACAACGCCGTCTTCGTGGAGTCCGACGCGGCCGGCCAGCTCATGTTCTACGGCCCCGGCGCCGGCGGTTCTCCCACCGCCTCCGCCGTGCTCGGCGACCTCGTCGCCGTCTGCCGCAACCGGCTCAACGGCGCAACGGGGCCCGGTGAGTCGGCGTATGCCGCCCTGCCTGTCTCGCCCATGGGCGAGGTCGTCACGCGCTACCACATCAGCCTCGACGTCGCGGACAAGCCGGGCGTGCTCGCCCAGGTCGCCACCGTCTTCGCTGGGCACGGCGTCTCGATCGACACGGTGCGGCAGCAAGGACGACAGGACGGCGGCGGCGAGGCCTCCCTCGTCGTCGTCACCCACCGGGCGTCCGACGCCTCCCTCACCGGGACCGTCGAGGCGCTGCGCAAGCTCGACACCGTGCGGGGTGTCGCCAGCATCATGCGGGTTGAAGGAGAGTAA